Below is a window of Geomonas oryzisoli DNA.
GCGGCGATGAGCAGCCCGACGAAGACCACTTTCCTGCCGTCGTAGCGCTGGATGATCGCCCCCACGAAGGGCATGCAGATCAAGGTGGCGACCCCGCCCGGGGCGAGCACCATGCCGGCCATGGTGGCGTTGTACCCCATGAGCGTCTGCAAGAAGAGCGGTATCAGCATGATAGAGCTGTACAGGCAGAAGCCGACCGCGAACATCACGAGGTTCCCGGCCGAGAAGGAGACGTTCTTGAAAAGGCGCAGGTTGACGATCGGGTGCGGGTGGGTGAGCTCAACGTAGACCAGCGCTGCCAGCGAGACGGCGGTAAGGATGGAGCAGGCGACGATGAAGCCGGAATTGAACCAGTCATCCTGCTGCCCCTTGTCCAGGACGATCTGCAAGGCACCGAGCCCCACGGTGAGCAGCGCCAGTCCCCAGTAGTCGATGGACGCCTTGGCACGTTTCAGGTAGCTCGGATCGTAGATGAAGAAGGTGGCCATGACCACGGCGATGATGCCGATGGGGATGTTGATGTAGAAAATCCAGCGCCAGCTCATGTTGTCGGTGATCCATCCCCCCAAGGCGGGGCCGATGATGGGGCCGAACATGGCGCCGACGCCGAAGATCGCCATCGCCATCCCCTGTTGGTAGGGGGGGAAGGTTTCCATCATGATCGCCTGGCTCATCGGGATGAGAGCGCCGCCGGCGGCACCCTGGAGCACCCTGAAGAAGATAAGCAGGCCCAGGGACGGGGCGGCGCCGCACATGAGGGAGGCAAGGGTGAAGAGGGTAATGCAGGTGATGAGGAAGCGCTTGCGGCCGAACATGCGCGCGAGCCAGCCGGTCATCGGGAGGACCACGGCGTTACTCACCAGGTAGGAGGTGAGCACCCAGGTGATCTCGTCGGTACCGGCGTTGAGGCTTCCCTGCATGTGCGGGAGCGCCACGTTGGCCACCGAGGTATCGACGATCTCCATGATGGCCGGGAGCATCACCGTGATGGTGATCAGCCACTTGTTGATGTTTTTTTCTTCAGCGCTCTTTTTCATCAAACCGCCAGTTGAGTTGCGTTCGCCATTCACACCATCGCCCTACAGGCGAGGGTGGTCGCAGGCCGGGAGAGGGGGCTGTAGGGGCGAATCATCATTCGCCCAACCGCACGTGCCCAAGGGAAGGGGACGTCGATGTCCTTAGTGCCCGAACCCGACCACCTGCCCGAAGGTCTGCCCGGTGAGGATGGTCGGGACGACGCTCATGCCGACACGCAGCAGGTGCTGGGGATCGCTCCTCCTGTCGATGGCGATGCGCACCGGAATCCGCTGGGTCACCTTCACGTAGTTGCCGGTGGCGTTTTCCGGCGGCAGCAGCGAGAACGCCGCTCCGGTGCCCGCCATGATGCTCTCGACCTTGCCGGTGAAGTGACGGCCGGGATAGCCGTCCACGGTGAAGTCGACCTCCTGCCCCGGACGCACGTTGGTCAACTGGCTTTCCTTGTAGTTCGCAGTGATCCAGGCGTCCTCGAGGGGGACGATGGCCATGAGCGCCTGCCCGGGCTGCACGTAGTTCCCCACCTCAACCCCCTTCCTGGTCACGAAGCCGTCGCTGGGAGCGACGATGCGGGTGTAGGAGAGGTTCAGCTTGGCGGCCTCCAGATCTCCCTGTTTCTGGGCGACCCTGGCATCCTTGGAGCCGCTGCCGGACATGCCGATCATGGCCTTGGCGCGGTTCTCCGCTTCCTGCGCCTCTCTTACCTGGGCCTGGGCCACCTTGTGCGCCGTGCGGGAGCGGTCCAACTGCTCCCTGGGGATCACTTCCTTGGCGTAGAGGGACTCGGCGCGCTTCAGGTCGAGGCTTGCCTGGTCCAGCCGGGCTGCGGCCAGGACGACGTTGGCGCGCGCGCTCTCGACCTCTGCGTAGTCGCCGGAGGTTTCGTTCTTCGCCATTTCCAGGGAAGCGGCAGCGCTCTTGAGCCGCGCCTGGTAGTCCGCCGGGTCCAGTTCGACCAGCAGGTCCCCCTTGTGCACGAACTGGTTGTCCACCACGGCGACGCGCTGCACCAGGGCCGGAATCCGGCTCGCCACCGAGTGGACGTGGGCCTCGACGAAGGCGTTGTCGGTTTCGATATGGGTCTTGCTGCGGACCCACTGGCGCACGCCGAAGAGGGAGCCGACCAGTATCAGGATCAAAAGGATGATGCCGCCGCGCTGCTTCTTGGTGAGGCCGCCCTTCGCGGGTGCCGCGGTCGGTTCATTGGTGGTGGTTTCATCTGCCATGTGTGTATCTCCGGTATCGGGTGCGGCCGGGCGTCCGGTCGCTGGCCCGTCGATGGTGGTGTCGGCGGCTACAGTTCGCCTGTTGCCCGCTTGACCCTGGCGGCGGCGACCTGAAGGTCGAACACGCTGCGGTAGTAGTCGGTCCTGGTTTTGGTCAAGAGCGTCTGGGCGTCCACGACTTCGGTGGCGGTGCCGACATGCTCCTGGTAACGGTCCTTGGTGATGCGCAGGTTCTCGACACCCTGGGTGATGGCCTTCTCCGCCACCTTGATGCGGGCGTCGGCGACTTTCAGATCGTTCACGGCCATGGCGTATTCGAGCCGGGTCCTCTCCTCAAGGTCCCTCAGCCTCTCTTCATCGCGGGAACGGGCCTGGACGGCCTGCCTCACCCTGGCCGCGGAAGCCGGGCCGTCGAAGAGGTTCACCTTGAAGCCGACGGTGACCGCGGTGATGGCCTGCTCGCGCACCTTGCTGTTGGAGAGGTAGTCGACGCCGAACTTGGCGAAGAACTCGGGGTAGTGGCTGGTCTTTGCTTCCTTGACGGCGAACTCGTCGGCTCCGACCAGGGCCTTCTGGGCGGCTATTTCGCCGCGCCTGGAGAGATCGGGAGCGGCGCCCGCGCCCGGCAGTTTAGGCAGTTGCGATTCATCCTTCAGTTCGGCCCGGAAGTCCGGGGCGGCACCGGTGAGGTAGTTCAGTAGCAGCCACCCGTTTTCCACCTCGTTCTGCGCACTCAGGACGTTCTGCCGGCTGGAGGCGACCCGCACCTCCGCCTGCAGGAGATCGTTCCTGGTGACGACGCCCTCGTCGAAAAGCGCCTGGGCCGTTTGGCGGTGCGATTCCATCTGCACAACCTCGTCCTCGGCGGCCTGCACCAGTTTCTGCGCGGTCATGATGCCGTAGTAGGCCTGCACCACCTGCAGGAAGAGGTCCTGCTCGTTGCCCGAATAGGCGTAACCCGCGGCCTCGCCGCGCATCCTGGCGATCCCTTCGCCCGCGCTGGTGCGGCCGAAGTCGTACAGCGTCTGGTAGACGCTGAAGTTGAAGAAGGGATAGCGCGGGTCCTGGGTCTCCTGCGACTGGTTGCCGAATTTGAAGGCCTGGGCCTTGGCCTGGGCGACGTAGCCGCCCTGCAGGTCGACGCGGGGGAGCCGGGCGGTGCGGGCGACGTTCACCTGCTCGCGGGCGATCTCGACCTCGCGGGAGGCCGATTTGAGCCCCTGGCTGGTGGCGGCGGCGCGTTCGAGGGCATCCCTGAGGGTGAGTGGCTGGGCATAGGCCGTGCCGGTCACCGCGCAGCAGAGTAGCGCCAGCAAAAGTGTGACTACATGCATGAAAGCTCCAGAATCAGTTGCGGATCTTCTCCAGCAGGGATTTCAAGGTTTCCACTTCCTGTGGATCGAGCTTGGCGATGAACATCTCCTGGGCCCGTAAAGCGATGGGGGCCAGGACCGGTTCCAGTGCCTTCCCCTTTTCCGTGAGGCAGATGCGGTAGGCGCGGCGGTCGACCGGGTCCGTCTTGCGAACCACCAGCCCCTCCTTTTGAAGGCGGTCAATGA
It encodes the following:
- a CDS encoding DHA2 family efflux MFS transporter permease subunit, yielding MKKSAEEKNINKWLITITVMLPAIMEIVDTSVANVALPHMQGSLNAGTDEITWVLTSYLVSNAVVLPMTGWLARMFGRKRFLITCITLFTLASLMCGAAPSLGLLIFFRVLQGAAGGALIPMSQAIMMETFPPYQQGMAMAIFGVGAMFGPIIGPALGGWITDNMSWRWIFYINIPIGIIAVVMATFFIYDPSYLKRAKASIDYWGLALLTVGLGALQIVLDKGQQDDWFNSGFIVACSILTAVSLAALVYVELTHPHPIVNLRLFKNVSFSAGNLVMFAVGFCLYSSIMLIPLFLQTLMGYNATMAGMVLAPGGVATLICMPFVGAIIQRYDGRKVVFVGLLIAAWSMHIMQGFTLEAAYRDFVWPRVVLGVGLAMIFVPLTTVTLATISKEEMGNATGIFSLLRNIGGSVGIAISATLLARYSQFYQTSLVAHVNPYNPMAQSQVAMLKGAMVNRGLGPVAAEQGAFAIIYGKVVRQAYMLSYNRIFFIVGIAFLVIIPLLLLLKKPQKHLPPGAAH
- a CDS encoding TolC family protein; the protein is MHVVTLLLALLCCAVTGTAYAQPLTLRDALERAAATSQGLKSASREVEIAREQVNVARTARLPRVDLQGGYVAQAKAQAFKFGNQSQETQDPRYPFFNFSVYQTLYDFGRTSAGEGIARMRGEAAGYAYSGNEQDLFLQVVQAYYGIMTAQKLVQAAEDEVVQMESHRQTAQALFDEGVVTRNDLLQAEVRVASSRQNVLSAQNEVENGWLLLNYLTGAAPDFRAELKDESQLPKLPGAGAAPDLSRRGEIAAQKALVGADEFAVKEAKTSHYPEFFAKFGVDYLSNSKVREQAITAVTVGFKVNLFDGPASAARVRQAVQARSRDEERLRDLEERTRLEYAMAVNDLKVADARIKVAEKAITQGVENLRITKDRYQEHVGTATEVVDAQTLLTKTRTDYYRSVFDLQVAAARVKRATGEL
- a CDS encoding HlyD family secretion protein; translated protein: MADETTTNEPTAAPAKGGLTKKQRGGIILLILILVGSLFGVRQWVRSKTHIETDNAFVEAHVHSVASRIPALVQRVAVVDNQFVHKGDLLVELDPADYQARLKSAAASLEMAKNETSGDYAEVESARANVVLAAARLDQASLDLKRAESLYAKEVIPREQLDRSRTAHKVAQAQVREAQEAENRAKAMIGMSGSGSKDARVAQKQGDLEAAKLNLSYTRIVAPSDGFVTRKGVEVGNYVQPGQALMAIVPLEDAWITANYKESQLTNVRPGQEVDFTVDGYPGRHFTGKVESIMAGTGAAFSLLPPENATGNYVKVTQRIPVRIAIDRRSDPQHLLRVGMSVVPTILTGQTFGQVVGFGH